One Streptomyces sp. 840.1 genomic window, CCACACCGGCCGCTCCCCGTCATTCGCCGCCGTCGCCGGAGGTTGCCCCTCGGCGCGCGGGCCGTGCGCGGCATCCGCCGCGCGGCGGCTCGTCCCGGACCCGTGCCCCGTCATGCCGCACCCGCCGTCATCGGGGCCCCGCGCGGGATCCCGGTGCGCATCTCGAGCGCCACCGCGACGTCCGACGCGTCCGGCCGGCCCGCGCCCCGCAGATCCGCGAGGGTCCACGCCACCCGCAGGACCCGGTCCAGTCCGCGCGCGGTGAGCAGGCCCCGTTCCATGTCGCGTTCGGCCGCCAGCAGCGCCCCCGGCGCCGCGACCAGCCGGGTCCTCAGCTCGTGGCCGGGCACCTCGCTGTTGCTGGTCCAGGGGGTGCCTGCCAGCCGCTCCGCCGCGCGGGCCCGCGCCTCCCGCACCCGGGCGGCGACCGTCGCCGTCGACTCGCCGCGGCCGCCCTGCCCCATCAGGTCCGCGCGCCTGACCGGGTCGACGGTCACCCGCAGGTCCACCCGGTCGAGCAGCGGGCCGGAGAGCCGGGCCTGATAGCGCCGGACCGAGGCGGGCGGGCATTCGCAGCCGGCCCCGTTCAGGGTGTGCCGCCCGCACGGACACGGGTTGGCGGCCAGCACCATCAGGAAGCGGGCGGGCAGCCGCACGACCCCGGCGCTGCGCGCCACCACCACGTGCCCCGACTCCAGCGGCTGCCGCAGTGCGTCCAGCGCGCGTACCGAGAACTCCGGCGCCTCGTCCAGGAAGAGGATGCCACGATGGGCCAGCGACACCGCGCCCGGCCGCGGCAGCCCGTTGCCCCCGCCGACCAGCGACTGCATGGTCGCCGAGTGGTGCGGTGCGCAGTAGGGCGCCCGGGAGACGAGGGGCTCGCCCGGCGGCAGGATGCCCGCCACCGAGTGCACCGCGGTCACCTCG contains:
- a CDS encoding YifB family Mg chelatase-like AAA ATPase encodes the protein MAFARACSVALVGVEGVVVEVQADLEPGVAAFTLVGLPDKSLVESRDRVRAAVVNSGAEWPQKKLTVGLSPASVPKGGSGFDLAVACAVLGAAERIDPASIADVVMIGELGLDGRVRPVRGVLPAVLAAAEAGYRQVVVPEQTAGEAALVPGVSVLGVRSLRQLIAVLRDEPVPEEQEPHDQGRPDTMLAGLMVPGAGMGTGIAQGPAQGDGHRPDLADVAGQERPRKALEVAAAGGHHLLLSGPPGAGKTMLAERLPAILPALTRQESLEVTAVHSVAGILPPGEPLVSRAPYCAPHHSATMQSLVGGGNGLPRPGAVSLAHRGILFLDEAPEFSVRALDALRQPLESGHVVVARSAGVVRLPARFLMVLAANPCPCGRHTLNGAGCECPPASVRRYQARLSGPLLDRVDLRVTVDPVRRADLMGQGGRGESTATVAARVREARARAAERLAGTPWTSNSEVPGHELRTRLVAAPGALLAAERDMERGLLTARGLDRVLRVAWTLADLRGAGRPDASDVAVALEMRTGIPRGAPMTAGAA